The following are encoded in a window of Flavobacterium sp. WC2421 genomic DNA:
- the msrA gene encoding peptide-methionine (S)-S-oxide reductase MsrA yields MKKIFLICVLATLSACGQKKETKIIEEKPSNKNNLETITLGGGCYWCVEAVYENLNGVKSAVSGFSGGKNANPSYEDVSTGRTGYVEVVQITYDKTVTNLNEIFQVFFTVHDPTTLNRQGADVGTQYRSVIFYKNEEQRLAAQNIINELSNAKIYNSPIVTAVEPLTTFYKAEDYHQDYYANNKNQPYCRMVIQPKIEKFEKLFKDKLKNKQH; encoded by the coding sequence ATGAAAAAAATATTTTTAATTTGCGTTTTGGCCACACTAAGTGCCTGTGGACAAAAAAAAGAAACAAAAATAATAGAGGAAAAACCATCTAATAAAAACAACCTTGAAACTATTACACTTGGTGGTGGCTGTTATTGGTGTGTGGAAGCTGTTTACGAAAATCTAAACGGAGTAAAATCGGCAGTATCTGGATTTTCAGGTGGGAAAAATGCCAATCCTAGTTACGAAGATGTTTCAACAGGAAGAACAGGTTATGTTGAAGTGGTACAAATCACTTATGACAAAACAGTAACAAATTTGAATGAAATATTTCAAGTTTTCTTTACTGTTCATGACCCCACTACGCTGAACCGTCAAGGGGCTGATGTAGGTACTCAATACCGTTCAGTCATTTTCTATAAAAATGAAGAACAACGACTTGCAGCTCAAAATATCATTAACGAACTGAGCAATGCAAAAATTTATAACAGTCCAATTGTTACTGCTGTAGAACCGCTTACCACTTTTTATAAAGCCGAAGATTACCATCAAGATTATTACGCCAATAATAAAAACCAGCCCTATTGTCGAATGGTGATTCAGCCCAAAATTGAAAAATTTGAGAAGTTATTTAAAGATAAACTGAAAAATAAACAACATTAA
- the msrB gene encoding peptide-methionine (R)-S-oxide reductase MsrB, translating into MKTKSFFSLLFFLPLFVITACGQTGKKQNKIEKSTTMENKISKPENPYYSNTDTTKLDLTDAEWKKVLSDDVYAVTRHADTERPFTGKYWNSDEKGTYYCAACGNKLFRSSAKFASSCGWPSFFEQDNKKSVIYKTDNSLGMERIEALCGRCGGHLGHLFDDGPAPTHKRYCMNSIALDFIPDTK; encoded by the coding sequence ATGAAAACAAAATCTTTTTTTAGCCTTTTATTCTTTCTTCCATTGTTTGTAATCACGGCTTGTGGACAAACAGGAAAAAAACAAAACAAAATAGAAAAATCAACAACTATGGAAAATAAAATCAGTAAGCCAGAAAACCCTTATTATTCCAATACTGACACAACAAAATTAGATCTAACGGATGCTGAATGGAAAAAAGTACTTTCGGATGATGTATATGCTGTAACTAGACATGCTGACACTGAAAGACCATTTACAGGAAAATATTGGAACTCCGACGAAAAAGGAACCTATTATTGTGCCGCTTGCGGTAATAAATTATTCCGTTCTAGTGCCAAATTTGCAAGTAGTTGCGGATGGCCAAGTTTCTTTGAACAAGACAATAAAAAAAGTGTAATCTATAAAACAGATAACTCTTTAGGCATGGAACGAATTGAAGCACTATGCGGTCGATGTGGTGGACACCTTGGACACCTATTTGATGATGGACCTGCTCCTACTCACAAAAGATACTGTATGAATTCTATCGCTCTTGACTTTATCCCTGATACTAAATAA
- a CDS encoding GNAT family N-acetyltransferase: MNSIHIRKALLSDLTTLLEFEQGIIEAERPYDPTLKKEKIHYYDIEKMIAAPEVEVLVATIDSIIVGSGYARIETAKPYLNHIDYAYLGFMFTHADYRGKGVNAKIIESLKVWCRTQDIVELRLDVYNDNPSAIKAYEKVGFKKHLINMRLGL; the protein is encoded by the coding sequence ATGAATTCTATACACATACGAAAAGCCCTTTTAAGCGACCTTACAACACTTCTTGAATTCGAACAAGGAATTATTGAAGCGGAACGTCCGTACGATCCAACATTAAAAAAGGAAAAAATTCATTATTACGATATAGAAAAAATGATTGCAGCACCCGAAGTTGAAGTTTTAGTTGCTACGATTGACTCCATAATTGTAGGTTCAGGTTACGCACGAATAGAAACTGCAAAACCGTATTTGAATCATATAGATTATGCCTATTTAGGATTTATGTTTACCCATGCTGACTATAGGGGAAAAGGAGTCAATGCTAAAATTATTGAATCATTAAAAGTATGGTGTCGTACTCAGGATATTGTTGAGCTTCGCTTAGATGTTTACAATGACAACCCTTCAGCCATTAAAGCCTATGAAAAAGTGGGCTTCAAAAAACATTTAATAAACATGAGACTTGGCTTGTAA
- the idi gene encoding isopentenyl-diphosphate Delta-isomerase: MIEENVILVNTDDVQIGLMPKLEAHEKALLHRAFSVFVLNSKNELMLQQRAHHKYHSPLLWTNTCCSHQREGETNVQAGSRRLFEEMGFKTELKELFHFIYKAPFDNGLTEHELDHVMIGYYNESPEINTEEVESWKWMSIDAVQEDMQLHPEIYTVWFKIIFDEFYHFLEDHKV; encoded by the coding sequence ATGATAGAAGAAAACGTAATATTAGTTAATACTGACGATGTACAAATTGGATTGATGCCAAAATTAGAGGCGCATGAAAAGGCTTTGTTGCATCGTGCCTTTTCTGTTTTTGTTTTAAACAGTAAAAATGAATTAATGCTGCAACAGCGGGCACACCATAAATACCATTCTCCTTTGTTATGGACTAATACTTGTTGTAGTCATCAAAGGGAAGGGGAGACTAATGTCCAAGCTGGAAGTCGCAGGTTATTTGAAGAAATGGGTTTTAAAACAGAGCTTAAAGAATTATTTCACTTTATCTATAAAGCTCCTTTTGATAACGGATTGACGGAACATGAATTGGATCATGTGATGATCGGCTATTATAATGAAAGTCCAGAAATAAATACCGAAGAAGTTGAATCTTGGAAATGGATGAGTATCGATGCTGTTCAAGAGGATATGCAGTTGCATCCAGAGATCTATACCGTTTGGTTTAAAATTATTTTTGACGAGTTTTATCATTTTCTAGAAGATCATAAAGTATAG
- a CDS encoding 6-pyruvoyl tetrahydropterin synthase family protein: MKVTISRKAHFNAAHRLYRKDWTFEKNDAVFGKCNNPNFHGHNYDLTVSVTGAIDQETGFVMDVKILADIIHEEVESQFDHKNLNLDVPEFENLNPTAENIVVVIWNKIRKRIKQEFDLEVVLYETARNFVTYKGE, translated from the coding sequence ATGAAAGTTACTATAAGTAGAAAAGCGCATTTTAATGCAGCTCATAGGTTGTATCGGAAGGATTGGACATTTGAAAAAAATGATGCGGTTTTCGGAAAATGTAATAATCCCAACTTTCATGGACATAATTATGATTTGACTGTAAGTGTTACTGGTGCAATTGATCAAGAGACCGGTTTTGTAATGGATGTGAAAATTTTGGCTGACATTATTCATGAAGAAGTCGAAAGTCAATTTGATCATAAAAACCTGAATTTAGATGTTCCTGAATTTGAAAATTTAAATCCCACTGCTGAAAATATTGTGGTTGTTATTTGGAATAAAATCCGAAAAAGAATTAAACAAGAGTTTGATTTAGAAGTAGTGCTTTATGAAACGGCTCGAAATTTTGTAACCTATAAAGGAGAATAA
- a CDS encoding peroxiredoxin — translation MALRVGDKIPNFKGKDANGNDFNIESIIGKKPIVIYFYPKDNTSICTAQACSFRDQYEEFTDLGAEVIGVSSDSVASHKDFAKEHQLPFILLSDSDKKIRTLFGVPSALFGLLPGRVTYVVDKKGVVQLIFNSIKGQNHIVKALESIKKLVS, via the coding sequence ATGGCATTGCGTGTGGGGGATAAAATCCCAAATTTTAAGGGGAAAGACGCTAATGGTAATGATTTTAACATCGAAAGCATTATAGGTAAAAAACCAATTGTTATTTATTTTTATCCTAAAGACAATACTTCTATTTGTACTGCGCAGGCTTGCAGTTTTAGAGATCAATATGAGGAATTTACTGATCTAGGTGCTGAGGTAATTGGTGTCAGCAGTGATAGTGTTGCTTCGCATAAAGATTTTGCAAAAGAACATCAGTTGCCTTTTATTTTATTATCCGACAGTGATAAAAAAATCAGAACTCTTTTTGGTGTTCCTTCTGCTTTATTTGGGTTGCTCCCTGGAAGAGTTACTTATGTAGTTGATAAAAAAGGGGTTGTTCAGCTGATTTTTAACAGTATAAAAGGGCAAAATCATATCGTAAAAGCATTAGAGTCTATAAAAAAATTAGTATCATAA
- a CDS encoding type I phosphomannose isomerase catalytic subunit translates to MNKMVYPLQFDPILKDRIWGGEKLKTILNKPIESKITGESWELSTVEGDVSVIANGEFKGKSLTEVIEELPNEILGTEVHKRFGKQFPLLFKYLDAREDLSIQVHPNDELAKKRHNSFGKTEMWYIMQADPDSRIIVGFKEKSNANEYLEHLKNKTLLSILDDVEVKEGDVFFLETGTVHAIGAGLVVAEIQQTSDITYRIYDFDRVDAQGNTRELHIDLALEAINYDKVEAYRSYKKDENVSNTIVNCPYFTTNFIPLEDTVNVSKTGNSFTVYMCVDGEFELEYDMNIYTYKKGDTVLIPAAMDYYVITGKASILEIYIS, encoded by the coding sequence ATGAATAAAATGGTATACCCTTTGCAATTTGACCCTATATTGAAAGATAGAATATGGGGAGGTGAAAAATTAAAAACGATACTTAATAAGCCTATTGAGTCAAAAATCACGGGGGAGAGTTGGGAATTATCCACAGTGGAAGGTGATGTTAGTGTAATTGCTAATGGAGAATTTAAGGGAAAATCTTTAACAGAAGTAATTGAAGAGTTACCAAATGAAATACTAGGAACTGAAGTTCATAAACGTTTTGGAAAACAATTTCCATTACTTTTTAAATATTTAGATGCACGTGAAGATTTGTCTATTCAGGTGCACCCTAATGATGAGTTAGCAAAAAAACGTCACAATTCTTTTGGAAAAACGGAGATGTGGTACATCATGCAAGCGGATCCAGATTCAAGAATAATTGTTGGTTTTAAAGAAAAGTCAAATGCAAATGAGTATTTAGAACATCTTAAAAATAAAACATTGTTGTCCATTCTTGATGATGTTGAAGTAAAAGAGGGAGATGTATTTTTTCTTGAGACAGGAACGGTTCACGCTATTGGAGCAGGATTAGTAGTTGCGGAGATTCAGCAAACCTCAGATATTACGTATCGTATTTACGATTTTGACCGAGTAGATGCTCAAGGGAATACTAGAGAATTGCATATTGATTTGGCTTTAGAAGCTATTAACTATGATAAAGTGGAAGCATATAGATCCTACAAAAAGGATGAGAATGTATCAAACACGATAGTTAATTGTCCTTATTTTACAACTAATTTTATTCCGTTAGAAGATACTGTAAATGTTTCTAAAACAGGAAATAGTTTTACAGTATATATGTGTGTAGATGGAGAATTTGAGTTAGAATATGATATGAATATTTACACGTATAAAAAAGGAGATACTGTTTTGATTCCAGCTGCAATGGATTATTATGTTATCACCGGAAAAGCTTCTATTTTAGAAATTTACATTTCATAG
- a CDS encoding DUF4369 domain-containing protein, translated as MKKTILAFFSLVLLVSCNKNESKENVHITGNIKGLKSGTLYIQRVVDSSLVAIDTITINGSSTFTSDIDLKSPEMLYLFLDRGVTNSLDNNILFFAEPGNINIETTLDSYISDAKITGSKNQELLDEYKKINSRFKDENLTLIEQKFNAIKSKNAIAIDSLSAKQDSNIKRKYLYATNFAINNKDHEVAPYIALSEIYDINIKYLDTIQKSMTPKVAQSLYGKKLTEYVTSIKAQK; from the coding sequence ATGAAAAAAACAATTCTTGCATTCTTTTCACTAGTTCTTTTAGTGTCATGCAATAAAAACGAATCCAAAGAAAACGTACACATCACAGGAAACATTAAAGGCCTTAAAAGTGGAACTTTATACATTCAGAGAGTCGTTGACTCTTCCCTTGTTGCTATAGACACCATAACAATTAATGGTAGCTCTACATTTACAAGTGATATCGATTTAAAATCACCAGAAATGCTTTATTTATTTCTAGACAGAGGAGTAACGAATTCATTGGACAATAATATATTATTTTTTGCTGAACCAGGGAATATAAATATTGAAACTACTCTTGACTCTTATATTTCTGACGCCAAAATTACTGGATCTAAAAATCAAGAATTATTGGATGAATACAAAAAGATCAATTCTAGATTTAAAGATGAAAACCTTACTTTGATTGAACAAAAATTCAATGCAATAAAAAGTAAAAATGCAATTGCAATCGATAGCCTAAGTGCGAAACAAGATTCAAACATCAAAAGAAAGTACTTGTACGCTACTAATTTTGCCATAAACAACAAAGACCATGAAGTAGCTCCTTATATTGCCTTATCAGAGATCTATGACATCAATATTAAATATCTAGATACAATCCAGAAATCTATGACTCCTAAAGTGGCACAATCGCTTTATGGAAAGAAACTAACGGAATATGTTACTTCAATTAAAGCTCAGAAATAA
- a CDS encoding peptidase M61: MKKILFAFTLASVLVGCKTASSVTSSSIKENIEVAINLNDIKDDKVMVTVNTPAITTDEITFHIPKTVPGTYSEDNYGRFITDLKAYDKKGNALDVKKLDVNSWSIAKAKTLSKITYWVNDSFDTEKGTEFGKDDVFSPAGSNIDSGKNILLNTHCFVGYFTNYMSNPYKVTISHPGEIWGATSMTDIDDSNTNDVFITSRYAELVENPIMYSKPDHTSFTVDGMEINIAVYSPTGKVTAESITPEMKTMMTAQKHFLGKINTTKKYSVLLYLSTMTDTDAKGFGALEHPTATTVVLPEVMPKEELVKSMMDVVSHEFFHIVTPLSIHSKEIQFFDYNDPKMSEHLWMYEGVTEYFANLFQINQGLITEEDFYSRLSDQIERANAMNDTMSFTTMSANVLKEPYKDQYINVYQKGSLIGMCLDIIIREKSNGQRGILDLMQKLSKEYGVSKPFNDNELFAKITELTYPEVGEFLKTYVAGTTPIPYATYFAKVGLTLTSEKTPGNIFLKGQTPYITVSPQTKEIVVIPEIELNAFYTSLDLKGGDVLVAINNQSYTLDNIYEMIAESEKWKENDPITVKIKRNGSEQTIKGIVKLPYEEKEVVKATDSTKSILKEAWLKG; encoded by the coding sequence ATGAAAAAGATACTTTTTGCCTTTACCCTAGCTTCCGTATTAGTAGGATGTAAAACAGCAAGCTCCGTAACCTCATCTTCAATTAAAGAAAACATTGAAGTAGCAATTAATTTAAATGACATCAAGGATGATAAGGTAATGGTGACAGTAAATACACCTGCAATCACCACTGATGAAATTACTTTCCATATCCCTAAAACAGTTCCAGGTACTTATTCTGAGGACAATTATGGCCGCTTTATTACTGATTTAAAAGCATATGACAAAAAAGGAAACGCATTAGATGTAAAAAAACTAGATGTTAATTCTTGGTCAATTGCAAAAGCGAAGACTTTGAGCAAAATCACCTATTGGGTTAATGATTCCTTTGACACTGAAAAAGGAACTGAATTTGGTAAAGATGATGTTTTCTCACCAGCAGGTTCAAACATTGATTCGGGAAAAAACATCCTGTTAAACACCCATTGTTTTGTAGGGTATTTTACAAATTATATGTCTAATCCATACAAAGTTACCATTTCACATCCAGGTGAAATATGGGGAGCTACTTCAATGACTGACATTGATGATAGTAACACTAATGATGTATTTATCACATCCCGTTACGCAGAGTTAGTAGAAAACCCAATCATGTATTCAAAACCCGATCATACTTCTTTTACAGTTGACGGAATGGAAATTAATATTGCTGTCTATTCTCCCACTGGAAAAGTAACTGCCGAAAGTATTACTCCAGAAATGAAAACAATGATGACGGCGCAAAAACACTTTTTAGGAAAAATAAACACCACTAAAAAATACAGTGTTTTGTTGTACTTATCGACGATGACCGATACAGATGCTAAAGGATTTGGAGCATTAGAACATCCTACTGCAACTACTGTTGTCCTACCTGAAGTGATGCCAAAAGAAGAGTTAGTAAAATCGATGATGGATGTGGTATCTCACGAATTCTTTCATATCGTTACTCCTTTAAGTATTCATTCAAAAGAAATTCAATTTTTTGATTATAATGATCCAAAAATGTCAGAGCATTTATGGATGTATGAAGGAGTTACAGAATATTTTGCCAATTTATTTCAAATAAATCAAGGCTTAATTACTGAAGAAGACTTTTACAGTCGCCTTTCTGACCAAATAGAGCGCGCCAATGCTATGAATGATACGATGTCATTTACAACAATGAGTGCTAATGTATTAAAAGAGCCTTACAAAGATCAATACATAAATGTGTACCAAAAAGGATCTTTAATAGGGATGTGTTTGGACATTATAATTAGAGAAAAAAGCAACGGACAAAGAGGAATTCTTGATTTAATGCAAAAATTGTCCAAAGAGTATGGCGTTTCTAAACCATTTAATGACAATGAGCTTTTTGCCAAAATCACGGAACTGACCTACCCAGAAGTGGGTGAATTTTTAAAAACTTATGTTGCAGGAACAACCCCAATTCCTTACGCCACTTATTTTGCAAAAGTGGGACTAACACTAACATCTGAAAAAACACCAGGAAACATATTTCTAAAAGGACAAACACCTTACATTACTGTGAGTCCTCAAACCAAAGAAATTGTCGTTATTCCCGAAATTGAATTAAATGCTTTTTATACTTCTCTAGACCTTAAAGGAGGCGATGTTTTAGTAGCCATTAACAACCAGTCTTACACACTTGACAACATCTATGAAATGATAGCTGAAAGTGAAAAATGGAAAGAGAATGATCCTATTACAGTGAAAATAAAAAGAAATGGTTCAGAACAAACAATTAAAGGCATTGTTAAACTTCCTTATGAAGAAAAAGAGGTTGTGAAGGCGACTGATTCAACAAAAAGTATCCTAAAAGAAGCTTGGTTGAAAGGCTAA
- a CDS encoding DUF2805 domain-containing protein, with product MKKSNRKELTWEQTEKLVTLALEEKNPFEIIKKEFGLVEKEVLEIMKKKMPAEKFEMWKKKATANKPKPKPLKIDDFDEDLDGKYYIKNKLD from the coding sequence ATGAAAAAGAGTAACCGAAAAGAACTGACCTGGGAGCAAACAGAAAAACTTGTTACATTGGCCTTAGAAGAAAAAAATCCTTTTGAGATTATCAAAAAAGAATTTGGTCTGGTCGAAAAAGAAGTTCTGGAAATAATGAAGAAGAAGATGCCTGCAGAAAAATTTGAGATGTGGAAAAAGAAAGCTACCGCAAATAAACCAAAACCAAAACCGCTGAAAATTGATGATTTTGATGAAGATTTGGATGGCAAATATTACATAAAAAATAAATTGGACTAA
- a CDS encoding DoxX family membrane protein → MNSNWHLFFMAFIYTIAGMNHFRSPKLYKKIIPPYLPNPSLLNYLSGIAEIILGISLLIPALTHYAAWGVIALLIAVLPTHFFMYQNHKAQMGLPKWVLLLRIPFQFVLIYWAYLYT, encoded by the coding sequence ATGAATTCAAACTGGCACTTATTCTTTATGGCATTCATCTATACTATTGCTGGTATGAATCATTTTAGAAGTCCAAAACTGTACAAAAAAATAATCCCCCCCTATTTACCCAATCCAAGTCTTTTAAATTATTTAAGCGGGATTGCTGAGATAATTCTTGGTATATCCTTACTCATTCCTGCCTTAACACATTATGCAGCCTGGGGCGTAATTGCATTATTAATTGCCGTTTTACCAACTCATTTTTTCATGTATCAAAATCACAAAGCACAAATGGGGCTTCCTAAATGGGTATTATTACTACGCATTCCATTTCAATTCGTTTTGATATATTGGGCCTATTTATACACTTAA
- a CDS encoding DMT family transporter has product MIENKVLKGVLLVGFGATSYGMLATFVKMAYMEGYTTAEVTSSQFILGIIGILLINMFQKNKNKEKVRKASKKNIFHLMLAGTSLGMTSVFYYLAVKYIPVSIGIVLLMQTVWMGVLLEMILEKKIPSTQKIISVVIVLTGTVLATNLINNEVQLDWHGIMWGVLAAASFTTTMFTANRVATSISSAQRSLYMLLGGAIIVFSFSIATQTTPFNFEIFLKWGIVLSLFGTIIPPLLMNAGFPLTGIGLGSIVSALELPVSVLMAFFLLNEKVILMQWIGICLIIVAIVIMNLKFKPIKNNSSF; this is encoded by the coding sequence ATGATTGAAAATAAAGTATTAAAAGGAGTTTTATTAGTAGGATTCGGTGCGACGAGTTACGGCATGCTAGCCACATTTGTAAAAATGGCATACATGGAAGGATACACTACTGCCGAGGTAACGAGCTCGCAATTCATATTGGGAATTATTGGAATCCTACTCATCAATATGTTCCAAAAAAATAAAAACAAAGAAAAAGTACGTAAAGCTTCTAAAAAAAACATTTTTCATTTAATGCTGGCAGGCACTTCATTAGGTATGACTAGTGTTTTTTATTATTTGGCCGTAAAATACATTCCCGTTTCCATAGGTATTGTTTTATTGATGCAAACAGTGTGGATGGGTGTTTTACTAGAAATGATTTTGGAAAAAAAAATCCCTTCAACTCAAAAAATCATATCGGTAGTTATTGTATTAACAGGAACGGTTTTAGCTACTAATTTAATCAATAACGAGGTACAATTAGATTGGCATGGAATTATGTGGGGTGTTTTGGCAGCAGCCTCATTCACTACAACCATGTTTACAGCAAATCGAGTAGCTACAAGCATTTCATCAGCACAGCGCAGTTTATATATGCTTCTTGGTGGTGCTATAATTGTGTTTTCGTTTTCAATTGCAACACAAACCACTCCATTTAACTTCGAAATATTTCTAAAATGGGGAATCGTTTTATCTCTTTTTGGGACAATAATCCCTCCACTTTTAATGAATGCTGGGTTTCCACTTACAGGAATTGGATTAGGAAGTATTGTATCGGCTCTCGAACTTCCTGTTTCAGTACTTATGGCTTTTTTCCTTTTAAATGAAAAAGTAATCCTGATGCAATGGATAGGAATCTGTTTAATTATTGTAGCCATTGTCATAATGAACCTAAAATTTAAACCTATAAAAAACAATTCTTCTTTTTAA
- a CDS encoding DUF2721 domain-containing protein, producing the protein MTLHIETPALLFSATSLILLAYTNRFLTIATIVRGLKKTYEEKENKTILLEIKNLNLRLSLIKYMQLFGVCCLFLSVFAMLLLFLDNQLISLYLFGLSLLSLLISLGLSFWEISISVNALRLHLSDLKEVGKKE; encoded by the coding sequence ATGACCTTACACATAGAAACTCCCGCTTTATTATTCTCAGCCACTTCATTGATCCTTTTGGCCTATACTAATCGTTTCTTGACTATAGCCACCATTGTTCGAGGTTTAAAAAAGACCTACGAGGAAAAAGAGAATAAAACCATATTACTAGAAATCAAAAACCTCAATTTGCGATTATCGTTAATTAAGTACATGCAGCTTTTTGGTGTATGTTGTTTATTTCTTTCTGTTTTTGCTATGCTACTTTTGTTTTTAGATAATCAATTGATCAGTCTCTATCTTTTTGGGCTGAGTTTATTAAGCTTACTTATATCATTAGGATTATCTTTTTGGGAAATTAGCATTTCAGTGAATGCCTTGCGTTTGCATTTAAGCGACTTAAAGGAAGTAGGGAAAAAAGAATAA
- a CDS encoding VOC family protein has protein sequence MALINPHINFNGNAEEAFHFYKSVFGGEFAQITRFKEMSSPEFPVSEKEANKIMHISLPIGKNFLFANDVPESMGRVNENENRSKISISAESKEEADKLFNGLSSGGQIEMPIEDSPWGSYFGMFRDKYGIEWMIDFDQK, from the coding sequence ATGGCACTGATCAATCCGCACATTAACTTTAATGGAAATGCCGAAGAAGCATTCCATTTTTACAAATCCGTATTTGGTGGAGAGTTTGCACAAATAACCCGTTTCAAAGAAATGTCAAGCCCTGAATTTCCAGTTTCAGAAAAAGAAGCAAATAAAATAATGCATATCTCCTTACCTATTGGCAAGAATTTTTTATTTGCCAATGACGTTCCAGAAAGTATGGGACGCGTAAATGAAAATGAAAACAGGTCCAAGATATCTATTAGCGCAGAAAGCAAAGAAGAAGCCGATAAATTATTTAACGGACTTTCATCAGGTGGACAAATCGAAATGCCTATTGAAGACAGCCCTTGGGGTTCCTACTTTGGTATGTTTAGAGATAAATATGGCATTGAATGGATGATAGATTTTGATCAAAAATAG
- a CDS encoding SRPBCC domain-containing protein codes for MTALYKTANYLEPMLLLEYEINANCNTVYNAWTDINLLQKWFYPTGFSVALAEMVSNVGGYFRIHMKSPEGEIYPTKGQYLLLDKPNRIVYKDSWDDDRKQNEPTVVELIFEPQGEKTVLKLYSSFATEQQKDTVLHSGIVDGWKMFFDNLNNLLKE; via the coding sequence ATGACAGCACTTTATAAAACAGCCAACTACCTTGAGCCAATGTTGTTACTCGAGTACGAAATAAACGCAAACTGCAATACAGTTTACAATGCGTGGACCGATATAAATCTACTTCAAAAGTGGTTTTATCCAACGGGATTTTCAGTCGCTCTAGCAGAAATGGTCTCCAATGTGGGCGGCTATTTCAGAATACACATGAAGTCCCCAGAAGGAGAAATTTATCCAACAAAAGGACAATACCTTTTACTGGACAAACCAAATCGAATTGTATATAAAGATTCTTGGGATGATGACAGAAAGCAGAACGAACCCACTGTTGTTGAACTAATTTTTGAACCACAAGGAGAAAAAACGGTACTGAAACTATATTCAAGTTTTGCGACTGAGCAACAAAAAGATACTGTTCTCCATTCGGGAATTGTGGATGGTTGGAAAATGTTTTTTGACAATCTCAATAATCTATTAAAAGAATAA